Below is a genomic region from Echinicola rosea.
GGCATCGGCGATGGATCCAGGACGGAGCCCATCTCCAAGTGAAAAGGTGACATTATAAGCCTTCATGATTTCGCAGATTTCCTCAAAATGCGTATAGAGAAAATTCTCCTTATGATGGGCAAGACACCATTTGGCCATAATGGATCCTCCTCGGGAAACGATCCCCGTGACCCTTTTGGCGGTCATCGGAACATAACGGAGCAATACTCCTGCGTGAATGGTGAAATAATCCACTCCTTGCTCTGCCTGTTCGATGAGCGTATCCCTGAACAATTCCCAAGTAAGGTCCTCGGCCTTTCCATTTACTTTTTCCAAAGCTTGATAAATAGGCACCGTACCGATGGGCACCGGGCTATTGCGCAAGATCCACTCTCGGGTTTCATGGATGTTTTTGCCGGTGGAAAGGTCCATAATGGTGTCCGCTCCCCAGCGACATGCCCAGACGGCTTTTTCGACCTCCTCCTCAATACTCGAACCTATGGCTGAATTGCCAATGTTTGCATTGATCTTCACCAAAAAGTTACGCCCGATGATCATGGGTTCCGCTTCAGGGTGGTTGATATTGGCGGGGATCACAGCTCTTCCTTTAGCCACTTCATCCCGGACAAATTCCGGCGTGATCATGCCCTTAGGCGTGTTGGCACCGAAATTTTCACCAGGATGCTGTTTGGTAAGTTCTTGTTGCTCGGCGATACGCTGGTTTTCCCGAATGGCAATGTATTCCATTTCCGGGGTAATGATGCCTTGTTTGGCATAATACATTTGGCTGACATTTTTTCCAGGTTTGGCCCGATAGGGCATTTTTACCAAGTCAAAACGCAACTTGTCTAGTGCAGGATTGTCCAATCGACGCTGTCCATATGCTGAAGTAAGTCTATCGAGCTGCGCTACATCCCCACTGTTCAGTATCCATTCTTCTCGAAGTCGCTGGAGTCCCTTTTTGACGTCTATTTGTACATTGGTATCGGTATACGGGCCACTGGTGTCATAAACAGTCACGGGAGGATTTTTTTCTACTGTCTCATGGCGGTCCAGATGGGAAACTGTGTCGTGTAATGCTATTTCCCTCATGGCGACTTTGATGGGATGTAGTTTACCTGCTACGTACACCTTTTTGGAATTGGGAAATGGATCTGTGGTAATGTAGGACTTGATGTTCTCTTGACTGAGCGTTTTCATGTTTTATGTTAGTAAGGTTGTGTAAAGTTTTATTGTTATGGAGATTCCCAAGAGTCTTTTGAAAGTTTAACCCGATTTATGCATTAGGGATCGTAATGACCTTTCCCGATGGAAGTCAGGAAGAGCTGAAAGTGCAAGAAAATCAGGTGGTTTGGAGGAATGGGCGCAGCACCGATTCTGCTCCACTTTCATGCTGCCAGATAGCACCGAAAACTACAGTAAAGCGGCTGATTTGGAAGCAATTTCAGGTTGCAATACTTGTGCGTCGCGGCGCAGATAGACTAATACATATTCTGGGGATAACTAATGTAGAATGTCTCTCGGATTGTTCAGATCTACCTAGCGGCCAGTCAGGTGAGCTAGGATTTATGACAGTTCCGCTGTGATCATCCGCCTTGTGTGGCTTTGATGATGAGAATTTGATCGTTTTCGGAGAGTTGGTAATGGTCCCAGTCGGATTTGGGAATTACTTGGTCGTTGACGGCCAAGGCCATACCACGGTTTGCATCGATTTGTTGTTGTTGGAGCATTCCTGACAAAGACAAATCCTTGGTCGTAAGCTCAATACGCTCACCATTAAGGAGAAAATTCATAAGAATTTCAATTTTTGTAAATGAATAAAAAAACTTCAGGAATGAAGATAATCGCTCGGAAGGAAGCTTCACTTTTCCCTTCGCCCGCATTACCGGGATCAGGTTCAGAGGGTATGTCTCAGCCCCGATGGATCATCGGAACACCCCTAAAGTTTTGTACGTGGATACAAAGTTAGAATGATAAGTGAATATCAAAAACTATTGGTGAAATTTATTGACCTTATGCTGCCCGAACGACTGAAAAGCTAGCCAAGAGCGGAAAATAAAGAATAGCGCCTAAATTTTCACTACTTATATTATCAACCTTAATCTAACCCAATAAGGTATCACTCGAAGTTTAAGGAAACCGATATATGATTGCATTAACATTCATTCCTGCTCCTACAGAGGCAAACAGCACATGGTCACCAGCATGGATTTGGTGTTTTTCGATCTCCCCACGCAATAGCATATCCAATAGAATGGGTACGGTTGCCACGGAATTATTGCCCAGCTCACCAATGGTAATTGGCATGATTTTCCTTGGATCTTCTTGCATATCATACAGTTTGAAGACTCGGTGGATTATGGCGTCATCCATTTTAGCATTTGCCTGATGGATAAGGACTTTTTTGATGTCCCTGATGTCCAAACCTGCCCTATCAATGGTTGCCTTGACCAAAGCCGGGACCGTATTCAATGCATATTCGTACAATTTACGTCCGTTCATTTTCATAAATAACGTATCATCCTTGAAGTCGGGGTTATAAGACCGGTCCATCCGTAGCAGCATAGCTTCGTTCAGCGTATCGGTACGGGATTTATGGGTGATTATGCCGACGGGAACGTTACTTTCTTGGGATTGAAGGATAATCGCCCCTGCCCCATCAGAATAGATCATGCTGTCAATATCGTGTGGATCAGAAATCCGACTGAGCGTTTCTGCACCAACCACAAGGATGCTTTTGGCATCACCGGATTTTATATAATAATCTCCTTGGATAAGCCCCTGCACCAGGCCGGGGCAGCCAAAGGGAAGGTCATAAGCGATGCAATCGGGATTTTCGATTTGCAGCTTATGTTTTACACGGGAAGCCAGACTGGGAACCATATCGGATTTTGGGTTGTCCTTTAGCACATCACCAAAATTGTGGGCCACAATGATGTAGTCCAAATTCTCCTTATCCAATTTGGCCGATTTCAATGCTTCTTCCGAGGCAAAAAATGCCATATCAGAAGTGACATATTCATCCTCAATGTATCTCCTCTCTGCTATTTCTGTAATTTCTTGAAATTTATGAATGATCTTCTCGTTGGATTTGGTGAGCCTTTCTCCAGCTTTACTATAAAATTGGGCATTGAGAAAGTCCTCATTTTTAACCGCTTTTGAGGGAACATACTTGCCAGTTCCCGTGATGATGGAGTAATAGGTATTGGGCATATGATAACTGTTTTTAGGTACTGTGATTGGCCAAACTATTCTGGATAAAGGAAGGATTTCTCTATTGTATAGATTTGTGGCTCATATAATTTCTTGAATCCTATTTCTCGCTTTTAATGATGTTCTCCAACACACGTTCCTCTCCATCAATATTGTCCGGAATAGGCAGATGAAGGAGGTTGCAAAGCAAGGGATAAACATGAATGTTTTCAAATGACTTGATTCGATGGCCTGATTTAATGGCTGGTCCATTGGCATAAAAAATCGCATGCATGTCTTCCCATTGGGGATCAAAGCCGTGTTCGCCGAAAATTTTGGTGTCGTACATGGCACTTCGGTTTTGGTATTTGATAAATCCGGATGTCGCGACAAAATAGTAGCCAGGATCCGGAATAAGGAGTAAATCCCCTACTCTATCTGGATAATTGATTTTCTTACCATAGTACCGCTTGGAAATGGGATCCACCACCTTAAAATTACTTTGCAATTTTCGAAGTGCCTTTCTTATGTTTTTCTTATCACTGGGATTTTTGAGATGGAGATGTGCCAACGCCCCATCATTATAATACTCCAGTTCAAAGGGCGCCAGAAGTTTTTCCAAATCTATCAATCGTTCTTGGGTCACATTGGCCATGCCATGGTCGGATACGATAACTATGTTGACATTAAGGTTTGAGGTTTTGATTTCCTCAAATAGTACGCCCAGTTCGGCATCCAGCTTAAGCAATGCGTCTCGAAGCTTTTGGTCATTGTCGGGGCCATATTTGTGCCCCGCATCATCCATATCTGAAAAGTAAAGCGTAATCAGCTTAGGCCGACTAGCTGACGGTAGGGTGAGCCATTCCAGTACTTTGTCTATCCGCTCGGAATTGGGGACCGTACCGTCATAATCATAATAATAACTTGGTCTGATTCCTTGGATAGCTGCCTCAGACCCTACGAAAAAGTAACTGGCCGCCTTTATATTATGTTGCTCTGCCAGCACCCAGATCGGCGTGCCTCCATACCAAGTCCCGTCTTGAACCACTGATCGGTCACTGATCCGATATACTTTTTTCTTTTCAGGATTATAAAAGGTATTATCTACTAGCCCATGATTACCAGGCCTCATCCCTGTAGCAATAGTATAATGATTAGGAAAAGTCTTGGATGGAAAGGAAGGGATCATCGATTCAGCAGCTGTTCCACCCGCAATGAATTTTTCAATATTGGGAGGATGAAATCGCGCTGTATAATCATACCGGTATCCATCCAATGAAATTAACAAGACGTATTGTTCTTTCCCCTGGGCCATTGCCTGTAGCATTGAGGTGATAGAAAACAGGGCTATCCATAACAATTTCATTTAGCTTCCTTATTTAAATGTTTACCAAAAATAGCGAATCCGTAAGATAAAAGATCAACTCAGTGTTAAATTATCCTCTACGATAATTTGGCTATGAGTAGGGATTATCTACAAGGCTTGGATAGGTACAGTCCATTGTTATAATACCCTCCTATTAGGGACGCAGCCCCAAGAAATATGGCTTGATCCCAACTTTTTCCCTCGATCCAGTATTACGGCTTGCCTTTCTCAAACAGGATCAAAATAAAAAAGGTTGCCAATTTGTATTGGCAACCTTTATATAAGCGAAATTCTGTTTATTAATTTCCTCCTTCTAACCAGTCAGGACCAAGAAGCTCTTGCAGTTTTTTGTCATATTCTGCAGCTTTCTCTTCATTTTTCAGACGGGTATGGATAGAGTGTAGTATTCTCAAAATTTCAGTATTATCAGGCTTAAGCTCTACAGCTTTTTCGAAAAGAGGAATAGCTTTTTCATATAGACTGTCGGCTTCAGCCAGCATATCTTCGGATTTTGCTTCCCACTCATCATCAGGAAGGTTGTTTACTTCATTGATGATCTCCCTTGCCTGATCGATATACACAGCACCGGCATAATAGTTACCTTCAAAGAAATCAGGATCAATTTCCACTGTTTTCAAGTATTCTTCCAATGCCCCGTCGAGGTCACCGGATTGCTCTTTTAGGTAACCGTATCTCAAACGGATCGGTGCGTTGTTTGGATCTTGGTCAAGTGACTGCTTGATAGAAGCCATGGCCTCATCCATTTTCTCCAGTTGAAGCAAAAGCTGGATTTCAAATTCGGAAAGTCCCTTGTCATTTGGATACTCTTCACGTGCTTGTTTTACCAATCGGTAAGCTTCTTCCTGATCATCCTCTTGCTGATTGGCAATTTGGATAAGGAAGTAATATGCATTTAACTTATTGTATTCAGGAACATCAAGCAGCATCGTCAAATACTTCTTGGCCGCATCATAGTCTTCTGCCATGTTGGCAGTATATCCAGCATTGAACACGATAGAAGTATCCTTCGGATCAATGTCTGCAGCAATAGCAAAGAACTTGGATGCCAATGCATGATCATCTACTTCGTATCTGCTAATGGCTTTGTTTACTGAAGAAGTCTTCAGTTTAAAGATTCCTTCTCCCTGAAGGTTTTCTGGAAGCCCTGGGACCACTTCCTTATAAATCTCTTTGCCTATTTTGCTGGTAGAATCATTACCGTCCATATCAAGAGATTTTCTGAAAGCATCAAGTGCATTTCTACCTTTGCCTACTGTAGCCTCAGTATTAGAGGAATCGGCTACAAATTGGATAGTAAGGATTTTACCCTTAATTAAGAACGTTTCAGGATCGGCTCCCGTTTCGGGATCTTGCGTTGCCGTTTCGATGTCCGTGAGTGCTTCAGAAATATTCCCTTTTCTCAGGTTTTTTTCAGCTGATCTGACAACTTTTTTCTGGCCAAAGGCTACTGTAGAAGCCACACCGACCAAAGCCAATGATAAAATTAATTTCTTCATTTTTGTCTAATTATTCCTCTTTTGGTTTTTCGCTATCGTTTGATTCGTTTTGATTTTCGTCAGTCGTATCCTCAATTTCCTCGATGACCTCCTCTACTTGCTCTACTTTTGCAACAGAAGAAATCTCATCGTTTTCATTGAGCTTGATAAGGCGGACACCTTGCGTCGCTCGGCCCATGATCCGCAAACCAGCTACCGGGGTTCGGATGATTATTCCTGATTTGTTGATGATCATTAAGTCGTCAGAATCAATTACTGACTTAATGGACACTAGGCTACCGGTCTTTTCGGTGACGTTCATTGCCTTCACTCCTTTTCCTCCCCTGTTGGTAATGCGGTATTCTTCCACTGCACTACGCTTTCCATAACCTTTCTCCGAAACGACCAATAAAGTGGCTTCCTCTCTGTTCACACAAACCATGCCAACCACTTCGTCGTTCTCATCACTTAAGGTGATGGCTTTCACCCCAGTAGCCGTCCTTCCCATTGGCCTTACCACAGATTCATGGAAGTGGATGGCCCTACCGGATTTCGCTGCGATGATAATGTGTGAATCACCATGGGTGAGTTCCACATTTAGCAACTGGTCGTCTTCACGGATATTAAGGGCTATGATCCCGTTGCTACGCGGTCGGGAATATTGCTCCAAGGTAGTTTTCTTGATCACACCATTTTTGGTAGCCATTACCAAGAAATTGTTCTGGATGTAATCTTCATCGCTAAGATCTGCCACTTGTATGATCGAACGGATCTTATCGTCGCTTTCGATATTGATCAAATTCTGGATTGGGCGACCTTTGGATGTCTTGCTTCCCTCTGGAATTGCATAGGTTTTTAGCCAGAACAATTTCCCCTTATCGGTAAAGATCAGAAGGTAATTGTGCGTCGATGCCGAAAATAGGTATTCGGTATAATCATCATCCTTGGTCCTTACTCCCCTCGAACCAACTCCTCCTCTACCTTGCGTACGATATTCCTTTAGGGCTGTTCTCTTGACATAGCCTTGATGGGATACTGTAATGATGACCTCTTCATTAGGAATCATGTCCTCATAACTGAAATCCTCTGCGTTATGCTCGATTGTTGTTCTTCGCTCATCGTTATAACGCTCCTTGATTTCTGCCAGCTCAGTTTTGATGATTTCCATCCTTCTTTCCTTTTTCTCAAGGATGTCTTTCAGGTCTTCTATGAGAATCATCAATTCCTCGTATTCCTTCTGGATCTTTTCGCGCTCCATGCCCGTCAATCGCTGGAGACGCATATCTAGGATGGCCCGGGCTTGAATCTCGGTCAGTTCGAATTTCTCCATTAAGCCTGTACGTGCTGTTTCCGGATCTCTGGAATTTCTGATGAGGCTAATGACTTCATCCAAATTGTCCAGGGCGATCAGGTACCCTTGAAGGATATGGGCACGTTTTTCGGCTTCCTTCAATTCATATTCAGTCCTTCTGGTCACCACCTCATGACGGTGATTTACATAGTGGACTATTAGCTCTTTTAGATTTAGCGTATAAGGCCGACCTTTTACCAGCGCCACATTATTGATGCTGAAGGACGTCTGCAATTGTGTTTGCTTGTACAGATTATTAAGGACTACATTAGCAATAGCATCACGCTTAAGTTCGTAAACGATGCGCATTCCGCGGCGATCAGATTCATCCCTAATAGCTGAAATCCCCTCTAATTTTTTCTCTTGGATCAATTGAGCGGTTTTCTCAATCATGTTGGCTTTATTGACCAAGTAAGGAATTTCATTGATGATGATCATTTCCTTTCCTGTATCTTTGGTCTCCACCGTGGCTTTGCCACGCATGACCACTCTTCCCCTGCCCGTCTCATAGGCAGACTTTACACCATTATAGCCATAAATGATACCTCCTGTTGGGAAATCAGGGGCGATGACATGTTTCATCAATTCCTCAACCGTGATATCATTGTTTTCGATATAGGCTATCGTTCCGTCAATGACTTCTCCAAGCTGATGAGGAGCCATATTGGTAGCCATCCCTACAGCGATACCCGAGGCACCATTCAGCAATAGGGCGGGTATTTTGGCCGGTAATACGACAGGTTCCTTTAAGGAGTCATCAAAGTTTAACTGGAAGTCAACAGTTTCCTTATTGATATCCGTCAATAATTCCTCGGCGATTCTTTTTAACCTCGCCTCAGTATAACGCATGGCGGCGGCGTTGTCACCATCAATGGAACCAAAGTTCCCTTGTGGATCTACCAACGGATACCTTAAGGACCAATCCTGTGCCATCCTTACCATGGTCTCGTACACGGCACTATCACCATGGGGGTGATATTTACCGAGTACTTCCCCTACGATCCTTGCTGATTTTTTATAGGGTTTATTATGAAGTACTCCCAGTTCCTGCATTCCAAAAAGAATTCTGCGGTGTACTGGCTTCATGCCATCTCTTACATCTGGAAGTGCTCTGGAAACAATCACCGACATCGAATAATCGATGTAGGCACCTCGCATTTCTTCTTCGATGTTAATCGGTATTATGTTCTCGTTTTCTCCTTCGGCCATATGTTGAATTTCTCAATATAAGGTTGCAAGATAATAAAAAGAATAACGTTTTAAAATACTATTTTTCCTTTCAAATGGGTTTTATTACCGCTTTTTAATACCATTGGCCTACCTTCCGATTTTGCATGTGCCAGATAGAACTTCCGCGATATTCCACTCCGTTGTGTAAGTGTTTCATTTTCACCCCACATCCGGGTATTTTGCACCGCTTGGTACCAGGTAATCGCAGGGCTACACCTAGATTGATGGTAAAAAGTTTTTGCTCCAACATCTGGGCTTCTTCCATTCCCTCTAGTTGGTAATTAAACTTTCTGAATGATGCGTTGGGCTTTAGGAATATTTTGGTGTATTCTGAAAATTCCCGCTCTATCCTCAACCCAATGGCATAATACGGCTCTGTTGCAGTTAACGTATTGTCATAGCTTTCCTGGATATTGATGGAGCCATATTCCGCCTCTAATGTAAACCTCCAAGGGTAGTTTTGCTCCATCCGCAATTTACGCTCCGCCTGCATATAGTGATTGTTACCGCTATATTTTCTGTATTTCCAGTTCAGCAAGGCCCTTCTCCTTTTGGCATCGTACAGCACAAGCCCCAAAGTACCGTACATTTTATCAAAGACGTATTTGTCATTTGTAAAGGTGAATTGATAGGAATCGCTTTCCATCGCGGCCATACTCCCCATCTCTCTTCCATATCCACCACCTATTGTAAACAGCCCAAAAAGATCAATACGAACCCCGGCATCGAAAGGTATAGCACTACTATTGGACTCAAAAACCGTGGTTTCCCCTGCCGCAATGGCTTGTGAATTGCTGTTATCATTTAGGATGCTAATCGGATAATTTTCAGGCATGGCGCTGCTAAAATCCATATTGTTTAAGTGCATGCCATATCCTCCACTGAGCTCCAAGGAAATCTTACTGATGATTCCCCGTGTAATGTTTCCTACTCCGCTGTCACTTCTACGGGTTTTCTCTGGCCTGGCTTTGGTATCGATTCCAAATATATCTTCTTCTTGAGCCTGTACTATTCCACTTGAAATAAACATGATTAATACCACTATAAATGAAGGCTTTATACTATTTAAGAGTACAGGGTACTTAATAGAAAAAGATAACGCTCTATTTGTCGTCATGGGTAGTTGTTGATTTACGTAGTTTCTTCAATCGTTGGTTGCTAAATTTAAGTAATTCAACTTATATTTTCACGGGATTCAGCTTTATTCTTATTTCCAGTGAAAAACTAAACCAAAAAAGCCCTCCAATAAATTAGAGGGCTTTATAAAGGATTTTCGTCGGCTATTCATTAAGCGCCATCGCCTTCCTCTTCTTCAGAGGCTCTTGCACTTGCTTTTTCGGCGATTAATTCATCTACTTTTGACTTTACAGCTGGATCAGTTTTCATGGCTGCATTTACTTTATTATAAGTAGCCGCACCCAGAACCTCATCATCTTTGATCAGGGTGATCATTCTTTCTTTGATCACGTCAGAAAGGGAGTTTTTGGTATCTAGTATTTTCTGGTATTCGGCTTTCTCCTCATCCGTAATGCTGATCTCAGCAAGTTTGGCATCATCTCCCCACGCTTCCTTGATCTCATTGTACCTTGCCACATCAAATACATCATTATCTTTGATCATGCTCTCCAGATCCGCTTGCTTTACTTCCATGAAATGGTTCACGGAATCCTTCATGCTAGCAAATTTTTCAATCTCTTCATCAGTAACTGGTTCAGCTTCACTGTCTTCTTGCTGAGCTTGAACAGCTACACTCATTAAACACATCATTAACAATGCCCATCCAAATAAACGCTTCATCTTTCTTAATCTTTTTAGTGAATATTCTTAAAGTAAACTAAATTCCAATAAAAGGCATTACAGTTAATTAAGCAAGGAAATTTCCTTAAAAATCCTTAATTTTTTGTCCAAAAAACATTTTTATTGGAAAGAATTAGGTATTAATCACCGGATTACGTTACAGTTCTTTTAACGCTGAAATGGTTGCTTTAGGATCCTCTGCATCAAACACAAAACTGCCTGCCACCAAAATATCCGCGCCGGCATCGATCAACTTATAGGCGTTTTCCATGTTTACACCACCATCAATTTCAATTTTTGCTTGGGAGCCTGATGCAGTAATGATGGCCTTCAGGTTACGTACTTTCTCATAAGTGTGTTCGATGAACTGTTGTCCCCCAAATCCAGGGTTTACGGACATGATAATCACTGTATCGAGTTCACGGATAATGTCCCTTAACAGTTCCACATTGGTATGAGGATTGATGGCCACACCAGCTTTACAGTCCTGTTCACGAATCGCTTGGACTGTCCTGTGCAAGTGTTGGCATGCTTCAAAATGTACCGTTATGGTCTCTGCACCAGCCTCTTTAAATGCGCTCAAATACTGATCAGGGTTTACGATCATCAGGTGCACATCTAGCGGCTTTTCCGCGTGCTCCTGAATGGCCCGCACAACTGGAAAACCAAAAGAAATATTGGGGACAAAAACGCCATCCATGATATCGACATGAATGAGATCCGCTTCGGAATCATTGATCATTTCGATTGCTGATTGAAGATTGGCAAAATCAGCAGCCAATACTGACGGGGCAATTAGGGTATCCATAGTAACAATTGGGTTTAGCTTACACAAAATGAAGCATAAAGAAAACAAAAAAAATGCAAATTCTGGAATAGATGGACGACCTTTTCAAAATTTACTCCTTACCGTTATTTTATAATGATTTTATGCCGCTCGATATTAAGTCCTTCCATCAACTGTACGACATAAAACCCGCTGTTTACCTTGGCGATTTCCACTTCATAGGGAACGTCATTGGAGGATCTTTCCAGTTGGTCTTGATTGATTACCTGCCCATTTTGGTTGAATAGTGTAAATTCACACGCTTCTTTACTTCCAAATTGGATGAAAAGCTCCTTACCATCTGTTGGATTGGGATAGATTTTGGTGTTGGCCACTTCTGGTCTGGCCACTACATCCAGGATTTCCCCGTAATATGCCAATTCAAAATCAGGAATGCCATAGCCCAGCTGATTGTCCGGATTCTTAAATTGACTGCTGCTTTGTATAATATAATGGATTAGTTCGTCCTTGGTCCACTCGGGCTTTCCTTGCCACAATCCAGCGGCGAGCGCTGAAATTTGGGGAGCGGAAAAGGACGTTCCGCTTGCGGTGGTCGTAGCATTCGCACCTTGCCATAGCCTTACACTCCTGCCCAAGGCTACTACATCAGGCTTAATCCGACCATCGGCTGTTGGCCCTACAGAACTGAAGCTCGCCTTGGTAAGCCCTTGATTTACAGCGCCAACAGATAAGATACCATCCGCATCCGCCGGTGCCGAAATGGTCGTCTCTGAGTTGCTGCCTTCATTACCGGCACTGTTGACTACCAAAATCCCTCTGTCAGCAGCCATAGTCGCCCCTTGCGTGATAATGGCCGTCTCGCCGTCAAGGTCTGACTTTTTATAATCCATTGATGATTCATTGAAGGTCATGTAGCCAAGTGAGCTGCTTATGATATCCACTCCCAGACTGTCTGCAAATTCCGCAGCTCGTACCCAGTTATATTCTTCAATGCGGTATTCAGAGGCCACATCTTCAGTGATGCACAAGACATATTCTGCATCATAAGCGCCTGCCACAAGGGTACTGGCATCATTGGATGCTATCAAGGATAGCGCGGCCGTACCATGGGTTTCAGATCTGAAAACATTGCCTGACCAAGGCATGACAAAATCCCTCGTGGCAATAATTTGATTGTTGTCAAAGAGATGTTTCATCCCTTCTATCTCATCGGTATTTAAAAAACCACCATCAAAGACCGCTATGGTCACTCCCTTACCTGTAAGTCCTTCTGCATGCATCTTGGGGATACCGATCAGGTTATTCTGAAAGGCATAATCTTCTTCGTCTTTGGTTTTGGACAATAAACGAATGCGAACAGGATGATTTAGGATGTTGGACCTCTGTTCTCTATTATCTGTATAGAAGCCCTTGGCAATCAACTCTATGCCCTCCTCCTCTACAAATGGCAGTTTCTTTACCGCAGCTATCTGCTCATCCGTGGCTACAACAATGGAGGCATTCATCCATTTACTGTTGTACTGTACATTGATTACAATATCCTTGACCGCGTCAATATATTGCTCGGATACAGGCAGGTCTGTGCTGTCCAAAACCACTGCATTGCGCTCACGCCTATCTATTGCCTTTTGGCTGAGAAACGCCGTAGGTTCGTCCAAATGGAAATTTTCTTGCGGCTTATACTTGTAATGAATTGCATACCTATCCTGCCCTTTTACCGCTGCTGCAGAAAGGATGATTAAGCTGACAGCAGTGATAAATCTCCTAATATTGTCCATTATAGATCAGTTTCAAATGTGATAAACGACCATTTTCAATTATTTGTTCGCCAAGACAATCATTTCTAGAGCAATAGGTCAAATTTTCAATATACTGCTCTACCATACCTACTCCCTTCGCATAGACTTCATAGCGATTGTCCCTGATGGTTATCTGGTCATCTTCTTGTTCCTGCAGCACTTTTACAGCGTTTTCATAGGTATTGCCATTGACCTCATATCTTCCAAG
It encodes:
- the gyrA gene encoding DNA gyrase subunit A, translating into MAEGENENIIPINIEEEMRGAYIDYSMSVIVSRALPDVRDGMKPVHRRILFGMQELGVLHNKPYKKSARIVGEVLGKYHPHGDSAVYETMVRMAQDWSLRYPLVDPQGNFGSIDGDNAAAMRYTEARLKRIAEELLTDINKETVDFQLNFDDSLKEPVVLPAKIPALLLNGASGIAVGMATNMAPHQLGEVIDGTIAYIENNDITVEELMKHVIAPDFPTGGIIYGYNGVKSAYETGRGRVVMRGKATVETKDTGKEMIIINEIPYLVNKANMIEKTAQLIQEKKLEGISAIRDESDRRGMRIVYELKRDAIANVVLNNLYKQTQLQTSFSINNVALVKGRPYTLNLKELIVHYVNHRHEVVTRRTEYELKEAEKRAHILQGYLIALDNLDEVISLIRNSRDPETARTGLMEKFELTEIQARAILDMRLQRLTGMEREKIQKEYEELMILIEDLKDILEKKERRMEIIKTELAEIKERYNDERRTTIEHNAEDFSYEDMIPNEEVIITVSHQGYVKRTALKEYRTQGRGGVGSRGVRTKDDDYTEYLFSASTHNYLLIFTDKGKLFWLKTYAIPEGSKTSKGRPIQNLINIESDDKIRSIIQVADLSDEDYIQNNFLVMATKNGVIKKTTLEQYSRPRSNGIIALNIREDDQLLNVELTHGDSHIIIAAKSGRAIHFHESVVRPMGRTATGVKAITLSDENDEVVGMVCVNREEATLLVVSEKGYGKRSAVEEYRITNRGGKGVKAMNVTEKTGSLVSIKSVIDSDDLMIINKSGIIIRTPVAGLRIMGRATQGVRLIKLNENDEISSVAKVEQVEEVIEEIEDTTDENQNESNDSEKPKEE
- the rpe gene encoding ribulose-phosphate 3-epimerase, whose amino-acid sequence is MDTLIAPSVLAADFANLQSAIEMINDSEADLIHVDIMDGVFVPNISFGFPVVRAIQEHAEKPLDVHLMIVNPDQYLSAFKEAGAETITVHFEACQHLHRTVQAIREQDCKAGVAINPHTNVELLRDIIRELDTVIIMSVNPGFGGQQFIEHTYEKVRNLKAIITASGSQAKIEIDGGVNMENAYKLIDAGADILVAGSFVFDAEDPKATISALKEL
- a CDS encoding S8 family serine peptidase, translated to MDNIRRFITAVSLIILSAAAVKGQDRYAIHYKYKPQENFHLDEPTAFLSQKAIDRRERNAVVLDSTDLPVSEQYIDAVKDIVINVQYNSKWMNASIVVATDEQIAAVKKLPFVEEEGIELIAKGFYTDNREQRSNILNHPVRIRLLSKTKDEEDYAFQNNLIGIPKMHAEGLTGKGVTIAVFDGGFLNTDEIEGMKHLFDNNQIIATRDFVMPWSGNVFRSETHGTAALSLIASNDASTLVAGAYDAEYVLCITEDVASEYRIEEYNWVRAAEFADSLGVDIISSSLGYMTFNESSMDYKKSDLDGETAIITQGATMAADRGILVVNSAGNEGSNSETTISAPADADGILSVGAVNQGLTKASFSSVGPTADGRIKPDVVALGRSVRLWQGANATTTASGTSFSAPQISALAAGLWQGKPEWTKDELIHYIIQSSSQFKNPDNQLGYGIPDFELAYYGEILDVVARPEVANTKIYPNPTDGKELFIQFGSKEACEFTLFNQNGQVINQDQLERSSNDVPYEVEIAKVNSGFYVVQLMEGLNIERHKIIIK